The following DNA comes from Nocardioides panzhihuensis.
ATCCTCGTGGTCTGGATCCACTACACCTCGATGGTGATCCTCTACGCCGCCTGCTTCGCCCATGTCGGGGCGACTCCCGCCGACGTGAGAGAGTCGGATCATGAAGCTCGAGAAGACTGACGGCGCGCTCCTCCTGGTGATCGGGATCTGGACGATCGCGATCTGGACCAACTTCGGCCGCAACCTCGTCAAGACCGCCAAGGACCCGGAGCAGACCCGTCCCAAGCCCTACTACATCGCCCACGCGGTGCTCGTGGTGGTCGACGTCCTCCTCGGTGGCCTGCTGATCAAGCTGGGCGTGCAGCGGCTGCTGACCAGGGGATAGATCTATCCTCAGGCGGACTCGGCCGTGTCGAGGTGGTCGACCAGCTCGGTGAGCTGGTCGCGCAGCGCGAGCGCCTCGTCACGGGTGATCCCCATCGATGCGCCGAGCTGCTGAGGGACGCCGGAGACCTGCTCCTCCAGAGCCCGGCCGTCCTCGGTCAGGCTGACCAGCACACGACGCTCGTCGCCGGGGTCGCGTTCGCGTCGCACCTGACCGGCGGCCTCGAGGCGCTTGAGCAGCGGCGTCAGGGTGCCGGAGTCGAGCCGCAGGCGCTGGCCGAGGGAGGTGACCGAGAGCGGCTCCTCGCCATCCCAGAGCACCAGCATCACCAGATACTGCGGATAGGTGAGCCCCGTCCCCTCGAGCAGCGTCGCGTAGCGCTTCGTGACGGCTCGGGTCGCTGCGTACAGGGGAAAGCAGAGCTGCAGGTCGAGTGCGAGCTGCGGATAGGTACGTCCGGACACATTCATGAGTCTACCCCCTTGCGCTATTAAGTTGTGCACAATATGGTTGTGCACATGACACCGATCTACACCGCTTCCGCAGTCAGCACCGGCGACGCCCGCAACGGCCATGTCCAGTCCACCGACGGCCTCATCGACGCCGACGTCCGCATCCCCAAGGAGATGGGTGGCGCCGGCGGCGCCACCAACCCCGAGCAGCTCTTCGCCGCTGGGTACGCCGCCTGCTTCCACTCCGCCCTCAAGCTGGTCGCCGGCAAGGCCAAGGTCGACATGACCGACTCCGAGGTCGTCGCCGACGTGAGCATCGGCGACAACGGCCAGGGCGGCTTCGGCCTCGCTGTCCAGCTCGAGGTGACCATCCCCGGCACCGATGCCGAGACCGCTCAGCAGCTCGCCGAGCAGGCCCACCAGGTCTGCCCCTACTCCAACGCCACCCGCGGCAACATCGAGGTCGAGCTCACCGTCGCCTGAAGTCCTGCCGAGGCGTCACTTACGTCGGCCGAGATGGCACGGCTGTGACGTCTCGGCCGACGGGCGTGACGTCTCGGCATGGCAGAAGGGCCGCTCTCCCGTGGGAGAGCGGCCCTTCCGCTATCTGGGGACCAGACGGTCAGCCGAGGATCATCGAGTTGCGCAGATCCTTGTTGAGCTGCGAGATCACGTCGAGCGGGATCTCCTTGGGGCAGGCGGAGGCGCACTCACCGATGTTGGTGCAGCCACCGAAGCCCTCGGCGTCGTGCTGGGCCAGCATGGTCTGCACGCGGGAGTAGCGCTCCGGCTGGCCCTGCGGCAGCTCACCGAGGTGGGTGATCTTCGCGCCGAGGAACAGCGAGGCGGAGCCGTTGGGGCAGGCGGCGACGCACGCGCCGCAGCCGATGCAGGTGGCCGTGTTGAACGCCCGCATGGCCTTGTCGCGCGGTGCCGGCACCGAGTTGGCCTCGGGGGCCGAGCCGGTGTTGGCCGAGATGTAGCCGCCGTTCTGGATGATCCGGTCGAACGCGGAGCGGTCGACGATCAGGTCCCTGACGATCGGGAACGACGAGGCGCGCCACGGCTCGATGGTGATCGTGTCGCCGTCCTTGAACGAGCGCATGTGCAGCTGGCAGGTCGTGGTGACCTCCGGGCCGTGCGCCTCGCCGTTGATCATCAGCGAGCACGTGCCGCAGATGCCCTCGCGACAGTCGGAGTCGAACGCGACCGGCTCCTCGTCGTTGTGCAGGAGCTGCTCGTTGAGCAGGTCGAGCATCTCGAGGAAGGACATGTCCTGCGAGACGCCGTCCAGCTCGTACGTCTTGATCGCACCCTTGTCGGACGCGTTGGCCTGCCGCCAGATCTTGAGCGTCAGCTTCATTACTTGTACGACCTCTGCTTCATCTCGATGGCGGTGTAGATCAGGTCTTCCTTGTGGA
Coding sequences within:
- a CDS encoding SCO4848 family membrane protein → MKLEKTDGALLLVIGIWTIAIWTNFGRNLVKTAKDPEQTRPKPYYIAHAVLVVVDVLLGGLLIKLGVQRLLTRG
- a CDS encoding MarR family winged helix-turn-helix transcriptional regulator gives rise to the protein MNVSGRTYPQLALDLQLCFPLYAATRAVTKRYATLLEGTGLTYPQYLVMLVLWDGEEPLSVTSLGQRLRLDSGTLTPLLKRLEAAGQVRRERDPGDERRVLVSLTEDGRALEEQVSGVPQQLGASMGITRDEALALRDQLTELVDHLDTAESA
- a CDS encoding organic hydroperoxide resistance protein — translated: MVVHMTPIYTASAVSTGDARNGHVQSTDGLIDADVRIPKEMGGAGGATNPEQLFAAGYAACFHSALKLVAGKAKVDMTDSEVVADVSIGDNGQGGFGLAVQLEVTIPGTDAETAQQLAEQAHQVCPYSNATRGNIEVELTVA
- a CDS encoding succinate dehydrogenase/fumarate reductase iron-sulfur subunit, with the translated sequence MKLTLKIWRQANASDKGAIKTYELDGVSQDMSFLEMLDLLNEQLLHNDEEPVAFDSDCREGICGTCSLMINGEAHGPEVTTTCQLHMRSFKDGDTITIEPWRASSFPIVRDLIVDRSAFDRIIQNGGYISANTGSAPEANSVPAPRDKAMRAFNTATCIGCGACVAACPNGSASLFLGAKITHLGELPQGQPERYSRVQTMLAQHDAEGFGGCTNIGECASACPKEIPLDVISQLNKDLRNSMILG